In the Methanosphaera stadtmanae DSM 3091 genome, AAAGAAACAAAAAACAACGATCCATATAAACAATTACGTGAACAAGGAAATCAACTTGCAAAAAAATTAGTACCACCAATAGAAGACATGTTAAAAGAAAATCCTAGCTTTGAAAACTATGTTAAAATAGCTGTAGCTGGAAATATCATTGATTTTGGAGCATTAGAAGAATCTACAAACATGGAAGAATTAATTAAAGAACAACTAAAACGCCAACCTTCAATCAATCATATAGATAAATTAGACAAAGCACTGCAAACTGCTAAAACAGTGTTATATCTAGCAGATAATTGTGGTGAAATAGTATTTGATAAACTTCTAATTGAAAAAATAAAAGAAGATTATAATCTAGAGATTATTTTAGCTCTAAAAGAAAATCCAATACTAAATGATGCATTACTTTCTGATGCTGAAGATTTAGAATTGGATAAATATACTAAATTAATTACAACAGGTGCTGCAAGTGTAGGTGTTGTTGAAGATTATGTTTCTGATGAATTAATTGAATTATTACATTCATGTGATGTTGTTATAAGTAAAGGTATGGGAAATTATGAGGGTTTAACAGAAATGAATATTAATAGGAGTGTATTTTTCCTACTTAATACTAAATGTCAAGCAATATCTGATGAAATAGGTGTTGGATTAAGAAGTAGTGTAATTATTAAGAAAGATCTATAAATAACTAATTCATATACCATTGTTTATTAAATGCTAATACATAATTAGAAATTATTGTAGAATATGTATTTAATAAACCAACTGTTTTTTTCTCAGACACTGATTTACCTACATTTTCAGTAAATACAAGCATCATTTCATTATAATCACGTATTATAAGTTGGGCTGTAGGAATATTGATGTATTTAATATCAACAGGTAAATCATCAAGTACTTCTTCTATAGAAATAACTTCATTGTTTACTACACATGATTTTGCTGCTAGAATTTTTATAGATACTCCTTCTTCATGTAGAAATAAAATATGGTTCTTAAATTTTTCAATTTCAGATGGAAATATAAATCCTATTCTCATTAAAAGTATTTTCTTTGTTCTGGCCATAATCTCATATTGTTTTAAAACAACTCTATCCTTTGTATCATATACCTCTACTGATGTGTTAATTCTTGGAAGATTACTCTCATATATACTATTAAATGTTTCTTGAACATCGTTTATGTTGTTTATAAATTGAGTTTTAATGTTATCAAATGTTTTCTTTGGAGCGATTACTTCATATTCTATTGGATGAGTTTTTTTTATTTTAACATAACCTTTTTTTTCTAAACTTTCAAGTACTGAGTATATCTTTGATCTGGGAACTTTTGATTTTTGACTTAATTCTCCAGCCTTTGCTGTTATTAAAGATACAAGTGCAATATAAACCTTTGATTCATAATCTGTTAATCCTAATTGTTTCAATATATCTTTTGTTGATTTCATATTTACTACCTATACTTAATATTAATTTTTTATATTAATATAAAGATACTGTTTTTTTCACTTAGAAAGTTACAAATTATTATATGTATTTTAAAACTAACAAATTAAATAAAAAGATAATAGGTGAAAATATGAATAATAATATGTTTTGTTATCAATGTTCTCAAGCAGCAAACGGAGAAGGATGTACAATATCAGGTGTATGTGGAAAAAATGAAACACTTGCCCGATTACAAGATAATCTTATCTTCTCATTAAAAGGAATATCTGCATATGCTTACCAAATGAGAGAATTTGGAGTTACTGATGAAGAAATAAATGCTTTTTTAGAAAAAGGATTATATTCAACATTAACCAATGTAAACTTCGATATTCCAAGTTGTATTGATTTAGCAATAGAATCTGGAAATATAAATATAAAAGCTATGAGTGGACTTAAACAAGCACATATAGAAAATTATGGAGAACCTGAAGTTGCAGAAGTACTTGTTGGTGCACAGAAAGGACATGGAATTCTTGTAACTGGACATGATCTTAAGGTACTTGAAGAAGTATTAAAACAAACAGAAGGTAAAGGAATTAATGTATACACACATAGTGAAATGTTAATAGGACATGCATATCCTAAACTTAGAAAATACAAACATCTAAAAGGTCAACTTGGTGGTCCATGGTATGATCAAAAAGAAATCTTCAGTAAATACAACATTCCTATAATTGTAACAACAAATTGTGGATTAATTCCTGCAGATGAATATGCTAATCGTATATATACAACAGGTATTGAACAATTACCAAATACTCCACACATCGATGATTTTGACTTTAGTGATGTAATAAAACAAGCATTAGAATTACCAGAATTAGAAGATGAAGAAAAAACAACACTTACCACAGGATTTGGAAAAACAACAGTTTTATCTCTTGCTGATAACATTAAAGAAGCTGTTCTTAGTGGAAAAATCAAACAATTCTTTGTAATGGGTGGATGTGATGTTCCATATAAATCTGAAATGGAATATTATAGAGAATTTGTAAAACAATTACCTGAAGATACAGTAATATTATGTGTTGGATGTGGAAAATACAGATTTAATGATTTAGATCTTGGAGATATAGATGGAATTCCAAGACTTATTGATTTAGGACAATGTAATGATGCTATAGTAGGTGCTGAAATATTACTTGCATTAACAGAAGTATTTGATATGGGATTAAATGATTTACCTGTAACATTTGTATTAAGTTGGATGGAACAAAAAGCAGTGTCTATTCTTTGGAGTTTACTTGCATTAGGTCTTCAAAATATACATATTGGCCCTATACTTCCTGCATGGGTTGATGAAACAATACTTGGTGTTTTAGTTGAAAACTTCAATCTTAAATTAATTTCAACACCAGAGGAAGATATTAAAGAAATATTAGGATAAAACCTACTACTTCTTTTTTTATGATTTTGGATTTGTAGTTGTATTTAATATTTTAGAAAATTCTAAATCAGCATACCACTTATTTTTACATTCACAGGAAAATTCTTCCAATTCTTGTGGTATTTCTTGTTCTAAGTTAGACTTTATTATTAAACTTTTTAGTTTTGCATTGCATTTTTTACAATTAAATGGTCCTCTTCTCGTACCAAAACCTGCAGTATCCATAATCATAGGTATATCCACATTTTTTCGTACTTCTTTTATTATTTCTATTGTAGTCCATATCCATGGAGGATTGTATGATCCTCTCTTCCATAAATAGTCCATTAATGTTCCACCATGCACTGTTGATGGACAGTATGCTAAACGTTTTACTCCCACTTTCTTTGCATAATATGCTGATTCTATTGATTCTTCTAGTGCATCTTTTTCTGAGAGAAGTATTGGTTTTACAAGCAGGTATGCTTTTGCTCTAATATCATATTCATCTATGGAATTTATTGTGTCCACAGCTCTTTCAAATGACTTGTTTGTTATTCCCTTATTTATTTTATTTAGGCGAGTATCTTCATTTGATGTTTCAAGACCTATACCAATTTCAAATATTTTATCTGGTATTATACTAGCTAACCATTTAAGTGAATCTTCATCTATGTATTCAGGTTTTGATTCAACTATTACTTCTTTTATATTATCATATTTACTAAATACATTAAATATGTGTTCTTGAACTTTAACATCCACTTCATTTTTATTTAGAAAACTTCCAGATACAAACAATTTTATAGCAACATTTTCATGGGATGTAATATCAGTTTTTTCTAATTGTTTTTTCCATTCATTATCAAATATTTCAATTAGATTTTCATCTGAAATTTCACATAATGGTGAATCTGCAATATAACTACACATTGTACATCCACCACTTTCTGTAGCCCATTGACAACCACTAGTTGGAAGTACTATAAAAATAGTATATCCTACACTATCATATAACCTATCCTTATTTGCCCAACTTGCAGCATATGCCTGTAATGGTTTTTTATCCTTTTTTCTATCTCTTTTATTGATTATATTCTCAATAGAATGTTCTCTTATTTGTTTATTTATAACTTGTACTTGCATAACACCAATCCCTTAATTAAATGAATTAATAATATCCTTTAATAATTTTAATGATTTAATTCTATCCTTTCCTATTGGTGAACCTACAACAAATTCATTAACACCAATATTTTGAAGAAGTTCTATTTTATTTGTTATATCCTCTGGTGTACCACATACACAGAATGCATGAATCATATCTTCAGTAATTAAATTTGATGCTCCTTTAAAATCATACTTTCCAAGACAACTTCTTATTTTATGTGCAGCTTCAATTGGAATATTATGACGATTTAGAACTATATCTGGTGCTCCACCAATAATAAAAGCTACAACTATTTTTGACTGAGAATAGGCTTGTTGTATATTATTATCTATACTACATGATGTATATGCAGCATAATTAAATTTTGATTGAGAAATTGATGATTTGGAAAGACCCTTATTTATTAAAGGAATTGCTATTTCAAAATCTTTAGGATTAGAAGCATTGATTAATGTTCCATCAGCAACTTCTCCCGAAGCTTCAAGCATTTTAGGACCTTGTGCTGCCATATATATAGGTATTGAATCTTGTATTTTTGATGTTCCATTAAGACATGCACCATGCTCTATTTTTCCACCATTTGTAAGTAATCTAATCGATTGAATTGCTTCTTTAACTGTTTTAAGTGGTTTATTCCATTTTAAATTTAAAGTTTCCATTGTAGCCTTGTCACCAGGTCCAACACCTAACAATGCACGTCCATTTGATATTTCATCCAAGGTTGTTGAAGCTGCTGCAATTGTCACTGGATTACGTACATATGGATTAGAAACACCAGACCCCATTTTTATTGTACTTGTTTCATATGCTGCAATTGATAATACTTCAAAAACATCCCTATTATTATAATGATCAGTTATCCATACATTTTCAAAACCAATATTTTCAGCTAATTTAATTAATTCTAGAATATCTTTAATTGGTTCATTAGGAAGTAGTTCTAAACTGAATTTCATAGTAAATCTCCAAAATTATTTATTATAATATGTAAAATTGTTTTAGTAAAAAATAATTCTTTTATTCATTTATTAATAATATAATAATAATT is a window encoding:
- a CDS encoding damage-control phosphatase ARMT1 family protein; translation: MKVNYECASCMLRQSREAIEHAVEANDKRMDVSLKVLEFMEKHFKKDSNSNKLGTDLHHMIMKETKNNDPYKQLREQGNQLAKKLVPPIEDMLKENPSFENYVKIAVAGNIIDFGALEESTNMEELIKEQLKRQPSINHIDKLDKALQTAKTVLYLADNCGEIVFDKLLIEKIKEDYNLEIILALKENPILNDALLSDAEDLELDKYTKLITTGAASVGVVEDYVSDELIELLHSCDVVISKGMGNYEGLTEMNINRSVFFLLNTKCQAISDEIGVGLRSSVIIKKDL
- a CDS encoding TrmB family transcriptional regulator, coding for MKSTKDILKQLGLTDYESKVYIALVSLITAKAGELSQKSKVPRSKIYSVLESLEKKGYVKIKKTHPIEYEVIAPKKTFDNIKTQFINNINDVQETFNSIYESNLPRINTSVEVYDTKDRVVLKQYEIMARTKKILLMRIGFIFPSEIEKFKNHILFLHEEGVSIKILAAKSCVVNNEVISIEEVLDDLPVDIKYINIPTAQLIIRDYNEMMLVFTENVGKSVSEKKTVGLLNTYSTIISNYVLAFNKQWYMN
- the hcp gene encoding hydroxylamine reductase, which translates into the protein MNNNMFCYQCSQAANGEGCTISGVCGKNETLARLQDNLIFSLKGISAYAYQMREFGVTDEEINAFLEKGLYSTLTNVNFDIPSCIDLAIESGNINIKAMSGLKQAHIENYGEPEVAEVLVGAQKGHGILVTGHDLKVLEEVLKQTEGKGINVYTHSEMLIGHAYPKLRKYKHLKGQLGGPWYDQKEIFSKYNIPIIVTTNCGLIPADEYANRIYTTGIEQLPNTPHIDDFDFSDVIKQALELPELEDEEKTTLTTGFGKTTVLSLADNIKEAVLSGKIKQFFVMGGCDVPYKSEMEYYREFVKQLPEDTVILCVGCGKYRFNDLDLGDIDGIPRLIDLGQCNDAIVGAEILLALTEVFDMGLNDLPVTFVLSWMEQKAVSILWSLLALGLQNIHIGPILPAWVDETILGVLVENFNLKLISTPEEDIKEILG
- a CDS encoding archaeosine biosynthesis radical SAM protein RaSEA; protein product: MQVQVINKQIREHSIENIINKRDRKKDKKPLQAYAASWANKDRLYDSVGYTIFIVLPTSGCQWATESGGCTMCSYIADSPLCEISDENLIEIFDNEWKKQLEKTDITSHENVAIKLFVSGSFLNKNEVDVKVQEHIFNVFSKYDNIKEVIVESKPEYIDEDSLKWLASIIPDKIFEIGIGLETSNEDTRLNKINKGITNKSFERAVDTINSIDEYDIRAKAYLLVKPILLSEKDALEESIESAYYAKKVGVKRLAYCPSTVHGGTLMDYLWKRGSYNPPWIWTTIEIIKEVRKNVDIPMIMDTAGFGTRRGPFNCKKCNAKLKSLIIKSNLEQEIPQELEEFSCECKNKWYADLEFSKILNTTTNPKS
- a CDS encoding 5,10-methylenetetrahydromethanopterin reductase, translating into MKFSLELLPNEPIKDILELIKLAENIGFENVWITDHYNNRDVFEVLSIAAYETSTIKMGSGVSNPYVRNPVTIAAASTTLDEISNGRALLGVGPGDKATMETLNLKWNKPLKTVKEAIQSIRLLTNGGKIEHGACLNGTSKIQDSIPIYMAAQGPKMLEASGEVADGTLINASNPKDFEIAIPLINKGLSKSSISQSKFNYAAYTSCSIDNNIQQAYSQSKIVVAFIIGGAPDIVLNRHNIPIEAAHKIRSCLGKYDFKGASNLITEDMIHAFCVCGTPEDITNKIELLQNIGVNEFVVGSPIGKDRIKSLKLLKDIINSFN